CCTGCAAGAGATTAAAATTCAAACCCCTGATGGTACGACAGAATATAAAGTAACCCATTTATTAGCTGATTATGAACCCCAAGCTATTCCCGCATCAGTTAAGTCTGTTAAAGAAAATCAGGTGGTAGGTTATGCCTATAATCAAAGCAATCTGGATCTTGCCTTTAGTAATGCAGTTAAACAGCTCTATAATAAATATCCTGGGCATATATCAGCTAAAGTTGTCGATTCCGGCTTTATAGCTGCTGGTTCTCCAGTAGGGATTGCCTATACTTATGTAGTTGTTGAGCAAGAACAATAATAGTATTTAAGCTATACGACACAATCATTAAGAAATTCACTTAAGTTAAATACATTCTTTAAGGAGAAAGAAATGTCTTCTAATGCAAGCACAGCTCTAGGCGCATATGGTCCTTTTACCTGCAATATTGATCAGCAAGCAAAAGTTGCTTTTAGTGAAGCCTTTGAGCATTTTGTGGGAGTAAAATATGAACCTGTCTCAGTAGCCTCTCAAGTGGTTTCTGGCACAAACTACGCGTACTTCTGTAATGCAACACCTGTTTATCCTGGCGCAACTACTTATCCCGCGATGGTAACAGTCTATAAGCCTTTGGATGGACAAGCTTGTATTACTCATATAGAAAGACTGCCATATTAATCGCTGTTTATTTTTTAGATATCAGCATTAAGATAAAAGCCACTGAATAGCTTCAGTGGCTTTTTCTCTGTAGCTTTGCATCAGTATTGTTTCTTGTAGAAATAAAAAACTTTACTCTTCATGATGAGATAAACTTAATTGCCGTCTACTGCCTTGTTCAATCGTTTGATAAAACTCCCCTGCTCTCCATTCATAGTCACCTGAAACAGACTTTTTAACCCCTCCACTAATGCTACTTCTATAACCATCAGCTATATTCGCTGCACCACCACTTATACTACTTGCAGTGCCGATTGCTTTATTTTCAGAGCCACCACTAATACTACTCCACTGACCATCCGAGCGATTATTATACCCACCACTTATAGTACTCCACTTACCACTCGCAATATTATCAAACCCTCCACTTATACTGCTAAGTCTGCCAATTGCTATATTATGATATCCACCACTAATATTACTTAACTCACCACTAGCCTGATTAGCCAACCCACCACTGACAACAGAATACTTTCTGTTGATAATATTCTGAATTCCAATAACCATTCCACCATACTGCGTATAAGAGTTACCTATTCCACCTACAATATTATGCGAGCCAGTTTTCTGCTGGTTATTACCCCAGTTACTATTATTTCCCTCACAAGTATTTTTATGCTGATATTCTCCATTTGTGCAAAAGTAATGCATTTGTACACCATTTTTAACTAATAATTCATTATAACCAACTATCAGATTGCCCAGCCCATTAGTAGTATTTGTTTTACCTTTTCCATTAACTATTTGTACATTGACACCGCTAAATACAACCGTACGGCCATCCTTAGACAAACTCACTTTACCACCAAAGATCTTACTTGAACTTTCACTGTTAAGCTTGTCTTCCAGATTTTTAAACTTTTTCCTAAGTTCATCTAGCTGTTGTGCTAATAACTGAATCGCCTCCTGTTGAGCTGCCAAACGCTGAATTAGCTTATTATCTGCACTTAACTCACTGATTGGTAATAGTAAAAAACATACTATGAGTACCCATTTCATTACTTAACTCTCCATAGTTTTACAAAGAGACATTAGTAGTATAAAAGCTTCTATTATTTTGAATCTAAATGGATAGAAATGAGCAGAGTTGTCTTATTATAAATATTTACAAGGAGGGCAGAAGTATTATATTGACATATTCGCTAAAAGCGAATCCATTCCATTAAAAGTCGTCTCCTACATCTCCAACTAATAGTTTTTCTACTGACAATAAAATTAATATTTTATCCTCATAGTGAGCTGTACCCTTTATAAATGGGCAATCAGTACCGTGTTCGTTAGAAGAGTCAATATCTTCACTCTTGATGCTGACTATTTCTGACACACTATCAACCAAAACGCCTTGAATTTGCCCACCAATATCTAATAAAATAATACATGATTGATCAGTGACGTCCTCTTGAGGAAGCCCCAGCAATAGCCTAAGACTATTAACGTTAATCACTTCTCCACGTAGACTGATCATTCCCAACACGTAACCTGGAGCCCCAGGTACTGGAGCCAACTCCATAAAGTTCAGAATCTCTAAGGTTCGAAGCACTTCTACTGCATAAATTTCAGTCTCAAGAGAAAACGTCAACCACTGAGCGATTTGATTATCCGATGCTTGTTGCTCTTGCATTACTCATTCACCACCTTTTATAGGTATAAGTTATTTGCTTTAGCTATATTAGATAGTTTAGACCCTTATTGGGTGACCGAGATTTCATGACCCACAGTACAAAATCAAAAAATCGCAAATTGTGTTACAGATTAGTATAGCTACCTCAAAAAACCAGCCTCTATACTCTCCAATCAAATTTGGTTAAAGTTGCCATTACCCAGCACTTGTCGTGGAAATTATCGAAACATGCCCCTCCCAACAGACTGTTTATAGTAATAACTTCTAAGTTAGCACTTTATCACTCAACAATGATTGGGGTTAGCTGGTAACCAGAAGCAATAAGGAATTTTGTCAGAATGCCACAAGCCGTTTCATCTTTTACTCCAACGTTTTTCAACAATAATTACCAAGCTCCAAGCCCTCATTTGCTTGACCAACACCAGCCAGGCTTAAACAACTTGGTAATAACAGGTATACGCTACTCACCAGCAAAACATAGAGATTTGCCTAGTTTTCGCTCTAGCCCTGATTTTTCTAAATTTGAAGAAGAGTACCGTCAGCAACTGGCAGTGTTGCGCCAATTCAGCGAAGATTGGCAACTTGGTTGTCGAGAGGCGTTTTCTCTACTAGAAACCCGTTTATTTGATGATCACGCTTATTTTGGTCCGATGATAGATACTTTGTACAGCATGGGAAAAGAGTCAATCGACCAATTAATACACTTACTTCAAGTTGAACAAATACCTATACACATTCGTAAGAATGCTTTACAAAATTTAGCACAAGGGGTAACCGTTTGCTCCGAAGGAACGCTATCTAATATTCTTTCCACGACCAGAGAGTTAGCACTAACAGCAGGAGGGTTGTCAGAAAGTCTTCAACAAACTAAAGAAAAAGCCATTGAACAAATCATTACAGAATTTGTTCGTAATCACCACAACCCCAAAAAAGCCTATGAGATACACTATGTAAATGGTTATATGAATAACCTCGCTACAGATTTTGGCTTAACTAAAATTCAAGACCGTTATATATCAGAGGTGGCAATATCGCCTAAAGACATAACAGCAGCTTATGAAGCAGTTCAGAAAAAACTCAACACCAAGCTTGTAGCAGATATATTTTTAAGACCATTATATGAAGAAGTTGAAGCAGCCTGGCAACAGTATAAAGTTATTAAAAGTAATAGCGAGCTACAAACATCTGATTTAGATCAAGCCGTTTCTTATGAAGAATACGGAGCAGATTTATTCCCGAATGATGAAAACCCAAGCCTCCATCAAAAAATAGAAGCTGCTTTAAATCGGATGGATCGTAAGCTGGAAATTGCACCAGGTGAGACCCATGGAATTAAACATGAAGATTTATTTGATGTTCAGGATGATAGCCTGCAATTACGCCCAGGAATAACGTTGGCAGCGCTTTCATTAATGCGGCTATTAGAGAGCAAAGGTTGGTTAGCAGAAACACCTGAAGTACCATTTATACCATATCATAAAATTTCAACAACTGATGCAGCAAATACTGAGATTCTACATAAAGGTCCATTGTTTTTTGTACAGCATTTAAAAAAAAATAATATTCAGCAAGAACTACAACTATTAACAATCAAAGATCTATTGCATTTATTACCTGCCGAGCAGATTGATATTATTAACAATAACCACCGAGAAAACTGGTCTGCATTAGTAATAGAGGCCATCAATAACACCAAAAATAATCAACATCTATTAGATTTGTCTCCACGATATTTAGCAGTCTCTGACCAATGGCATACTTTTTTTGACCGATTAAATAGCCAACAAACCACGGATTATATTAACCAGTATGCTAATGAGTTAGCTAAAGTTGTTGCAGCAGAACCCGAGGGAGCATTAAGCCGGGGACTATTAAATCGAGCATTAAAAGGAAATGATGCTACCTGGTTGGAACGCCTTTTAGCTGTTGGCGTTTCTGCAAATACCCAACTAGCTTATCACCAAACCCCTTTAATGATAGCCGCTAGCAAAGGGCAATTTGATATGGTTGAAACATTGCTGACCGCTGGAGCCAACCTTCAAGCAATTAATCATGAAGGTAAAACAGCTTCATTACTAGCAGCTGAAAATGGCCATGCACAAATTCTAGATTTACTGCTTACCAATGATGAACGCAGTGTCGAAAGACGTGACCAAGCAGGAAATACCGCGCTAATGTTAGCAGCAGCTCACGGAAAAAACCAAGCTATTAAAGTATTGCTACAGCATCGTGCCAATATTGATTCGACAGACAACCTTTCCCGTAGTACAACTCCTTTAATGCTGGCAGCTGAAAATGGCCATAACAAAGCTGTGCAGTTGCTACTTAAATACAAAGCCAGCACCGAAAGACTCAACCCTAATGGTAATACTCCATTAATGCTAGCTTCAGGGGCAGGTCACCCTGAAATTGTCAATAGTTTGTTGAAAGCAGGTGCTCATATTGAGTCTTATGTTCAACCCCAAGGCTATACCCCATTAATGAAAGCAGCAGCGAAAGGAGAGGTAGCAATTGTCGCACTACTGCTCTCACAAGGTGCCAATATTGATGCCAAAGCCTGGGATGAACGGACAGCATTGATGCAAGCAGCAAAACATAACCACGGTGAAGTCGTCAGGCTATTAGCAGAAAATAAAGCTGATTTAGAAGATGAAGATGATGAAAAAAACACCGCCTTAATGATTGCAGCAGAAGCCAACGCTTTAGATGCTGCCAAAACATTGCTGGAAGCAGGAGTAAAACCGAACCATTTTGGTATGCGAAAAACTTGGCACCCACTTACTTTAGCAGCAAAAGAAGGCCATTTAGAAATGGTAAAATTACTGCTTGAAAAAGGTGCTGATATTAAAGCTCATTCAAACTTTCACACCGCCGAGTATTATGCAAGAAAATATGGGCATTCAGCAGTTGCCGAATTTTTAGCTAATTATAGTTAGTTGCCAACAAGTAACAGGGTGGGTTATATACCTACCCCCTTACAGGAGACCCCCACCCTTAGATAACACTGTCAGATATCTTTATCTCCTGCAGTTTAAGTGTATTTTGCAAAAACTACTCGCCCCACCAGTCGGCAAGCAAGTGCGACAAAAACATAAATGAAAGGGAACGCAGCTAGTATTAATATACTCAGTATAAAAACCATAGCCCTTGCTTTTTCACCTGGGTGATCAGCCAAACAACTAAACTGACTTTCCACATCAGTTGTCACTGATGATAGCTCACCCGTGGTACAATAAGGAATAAACTTTGTTCCAAGTTCTGGAGTATATTTAACCTTCTCTACAAATTCACTTAATGGTGTGAGTTGCAGATACAAGTTTGCTGCAATTAATAATGCTAATAATACTAGCTCCCATCTTAAAATATTTTTTACCATAATAAAGCCTTTGGGTTGACTTAAATTAGCAATAATATTCAATGCCAAATAATAGTACAGGCAAGTGCAAATTTTTTGATTTAAATTAGCAAATTTTGTGCAGAGTTAGCTCACCACTGTTATCAACAATGCTCAATACTGACAGGCGCTACCAAGGACTGTGAAATGCGTAATACCTTTCGCGAATGTTAAAAGTGGCTGTACTTTGTTGAAATAGTCAGCCTAAAGAGGCTATCAATATTTCCAGAATGGACTTTGTTAGCAAATATGCTGAAAATACTAACACTTTGGACTCATTGGACTACATGCAAAATACCTGTAGTTTGCTGAAATAGCCGAACCTGGTTTTGTAAAGGAAAAATGATGCTTGCTTATTTTGAACGAGTAATAAAAGCTTTCCCTAAGCAGGAACCTGAGCAGCCTCCCAATACGCTGCTGATGTTTTGCTTATACTACACCCGCGGCATGTGGCGTCCTATTTTGTTAGTCTCTTTCTTTACAGCAATTGCTGCTGTTGCAGAAGCCTCTATGTTCGGAATGATGGGGGTTTTGGTTGACTGGTTAGAACAACATGACCCCACTACTTTCTTTACCGAAGAAAAAACCTGGTTAATCATATTGAGTGTTGCCTTATTGATT
This genomic interval from Spartinivicinus ruber contains the following:
- a CDS encoding ankyrin repeat domain-containing protein, with the translated sequence MPQAVSSFTPTFFNNNYQAPSPHLLDQHQPGLNNLVITGIRYSPAKHRDLPSFRSSPDFSKFEEEYRQQLAVLRQFSEDWQLGCREAFSLLETRLFDDHAYFGPMIDTLYSMGKESIDQLIHLLQVEQIPIHIRKNALQNLAQGVTVCSEGTLSNILSTTRELALTAGGLSESLQQTKEKAIEQIITEFVRNHHNPKKAYEIHYVNGYMNNLATDFGLTKIQDRYISEVAISPKDITAAYEAVQKKLNTKLVADIFLRPLYEEVEAAWQQYKVIKSNSELQTSDLDQAVSYEEYGADLFPNDENPSLHQKIEAALNRMDRKLEIAPGETHGIKHEDLFDVQDDSLQLRPGITLAALSLMRLLESKGWLAETPEVPFIPYHKISTTDAANTEILHKGPLFFVQHLKKNNIQQELQLLTIKDLLHLLPAEQIDIINNNHRENWSALVIEAINNTKNNQHLLDLSPRYLAVSDQWHTFFDRLNSQQTTDYINQYANELAKVVAAEPEGALSRGLLNRALKGNDATWLERLLAVGVSANTQLAYHQTPLMIAASKGQFDMVETLLTAGANLQAINHEGKTASLLAAENGHAQILDLLLTNDERSVERRDQAGNTALMLAAAHGKNQAIKVLLQHRANIDSTDNLSRSTTPLMLAAENGHNKAVQLLLKYKASTERLNPNGNTPLMLASGAGHPEIVNSLLKAGAHIESYVQPQGYTPLMKAAAKGEVAIVALLLSQGANIDAKAWDERTALMQAAKHNHGEVVRLLAENKADLEDEDDEKNTALMIAAEANALDAAKTLLEAGVKPNHFGMRKTWHPLTLAAKEGHLEMVKLLLEKGADIKAHSNFHTAEYYARKYGHSAVAEFLANYS
- a CDS encoding chemotaxis protein CheW, which translates into the protein MQEQQASDNQIAQWLTFSLETEIYAVEVLRTLEILNFMELAPVPGAPGYVLGMISLRGEVINVNSLRLLLGLPQEDVTDQSCIILLDIGGQIQGVLVDSVSEIVSIKSEDIDSSNEHGTDCPFIKGTAHYEDKILILLSVEKLLVGDVGDDF